One window of the Prochlorococcus marinus XMU1411 genome contains the following:
- the chlG gene encoding chlorophyll synthase ChlG, whose translation MNDPKQLLGIKGASETSSIWKLRIQLMKPITWIPLIWGVICGAAASGNFEWTFSNVLASLACMLMSGPLLAGYTQTINDFFDKEIDAINEPNRPIPSGKISIKDVKIQIWVLLIAGLIVAFLLDLYAKHSFPSVLLLALGGSFVSYIYSAPPLKLKQNGWLGNYALGASYIALPWWAGQALFGKLTIVTAILTLAYSLSGLGIAVINDFKSVEGDSKLGLNSLPVVFGIKNASRISAGLIDIFQLAMVVVLVIIGQHLASVILVLLVIPQITFQDMWLLRDPLKFDVKYQASAQPFLITGMLVTALAIGHSFLVA comes from the coding sequence GTGAATGATCCAAAACAACTATTAGGAATTAAGGGCGCCTCTGAAACATCAAGTATATGGAAACTCCGTATACAGTTAATGAAACCCATAACGTGGATCCCTTTGATATGGGGAGTTATTTGTGGAGCAGCTGCAAGTGGGAATTTTGAATGGACATTTAGTAATGTTTTAGCTTCATTAGCATGTATGTTGATGAGTGGACCACTTCTGGCTGGTTATACCCAAACCATAAATGATTTTTTTGATAAAGAAATTGATGCAATTAATGAACCAAATAGACCAATTCCTTCTGGAAAAATTTCAATTAAAGATGTAAAAATACAAATCTGGGTATTACTTATAGCGGGTTTAATAGTTGCTTTTCTATTAGATTTATATGCTAAGCACAGCTTCCCCTCCGTCTTACTTTTGGCATTAGGAGGTTCCTTTGTTAGTTATATATATTCTGCTCCACCACTCAAATTAAAACAGAATGGTTGGCTTGGAAATTATGCATTAGGAGCATCTTATATAGCTTTACCTTGGTGGGCAGGACAAGCCTTGTTTGGGAAATTAACTATCGTGACGGCGATACTAACACTTGCTTATAGCCTCTCAGGACTTGGAATTGCTGTTATTAATGATTTCAAAAGTGTTGAAGGAGACTCAAAGCTAGGCTTAAATTCTCTACCTGTAGTATTTGGAATTAAAAATGCAAGTAGAATAAGTGCAGGACTGATTGACATTTTTCAATTAGCAATGGTTGTAGTATTAGTTATTATTGGTCAACATTTAGCCTCTGTAATTTTGGTTTTATTGGTAATTCCACAAATTACATTTCAAGATATGTGGTTGCTAAGAGATCCTCTCAAGTTTGATGTCAAATATCAAGCAAGTGCCCAACCGTTCCTTATAACCGGAATGTTAGTTACAGCTTTAGCGATTGGACATAGTTTTTTAGTTGCTTAA
- the petP gene encoding cytochrome b6f subunit PetP encodes MAETKLLPKIGSKIKININKVKDRLPAKLIDQISSNPKAVITGYKMTDGRSIGITAKFQNGEQNWFFPDEIEKG; translated from the coding sequence ATGGCTGAAACAAAATTATTACCCAAAATCGGTAGTAAAATCAAAATTAACATTAACAAAGTAAAAGATAGACTACCAGCTAAATTAATCGATCAAATATCCTCGAATCCTAAAGCCGTAATAACAGGCTATAAAATGACAGACGGCAGAAGTATTGGGATCACCGCAAAATTTCAGAATGGTGAGCAAAATTGGTTTTTCCCAGACGAAATTGAGAAAGGTTAA